GAAAGCAGAGTTTACAAGAGAAGCAGAGAGAGAAGAAACAAAGAAAAATATAATTTCTAAGTTTCCACCAGTAATGCAAGGACTATTAGAATTTGCTATTGATAAAGCTTTTGAAGAAGCAGAATATTCTAAAATAATTGAATTTTCTGAAGAAGAAAAAATGTCAATGGCTGATAAATTAAAAGAATTTTCTAAGGAAGAAAGTCCATTCAAACATTTATTTGAAAACATTACTAAAACAGCAGAGTTTACAGAAGAAAATGAAGAAAAAAATACAAAGACAAGAATAGGAGGATATTATGAGTAATTTAGTTAAAAATGTTGCTGATTTTGATACAAAAGTTTATAAAATTTCAGGGCCTTTAGGTAAAAACTTTATGTTAAAACAGTCAGAAGGAAAAATTGAAATAGGGCAACTATTATCATATGATGCAGAAAGTGGGAAACTAGTTAAATATGCAAAAACAGAAAAACCAGCTTTCACAATAGCATTATCAGAGGCAGATAGTACATCAGGAGATGTTCCTGTATTAGTTGCAGTACCAAATACAGTATTTAATTCAGCAGAAATTAAAGGTGCTACTTTAACAGATGATTTCAATGTAGTTAAAGAACTATGGGGAAATGGAATAACTTTAGAGGAGGTAAAATAATATGGCATTAACAAGAGAACAAGAAGCATGGGTTGGAGTATATGGAGAAATCCCTCATGTAGTAAACAGATTTTTCACAAGAAGAATTAAAAGAGGAAAAATTCCTTATGTAACAAATATGACTACAATTAACTTTGAAGTAGTAAAAGAATTTGCAAGAAAAGCTAAGATTTTACAAAGAGGATCAGAGTTCCCTACTGCAAAATTAAATGGAAGTGTAATTCAATCAGTTACACCTGAAATTATAAAAGATAGTTTTCCATTCTTTGCAGAAGACCAATTAAATAGACCTGTTGGTGCTCCTATCTATGTAAATGGTAAAAAAGTAGATAATAGAACTTATGAAAGAGATAGAAGAATCGCAGGATTAAAACAATCTATTGAAACAGTTCAAGAAGAAATTTCAGCAGGTGTTTTCTTAAAAGGAACTTATAAGTCTCCTGATACTCAAAATGAAGTTAAATATACATTCCCAACAGAAACAAAAGTTAATAAAGCTGATGTTAAAGAATGGGCTATTTGGCTTACAAAACAATTAAACGAGTTCTCAAAAGATAGAAAAGTTTCTGCTTCTGAAATCTTAGTTGGAGAGAAAGTATTCTATGAAGTTCAAAAAGCATATAATACTTCTTCAAATAAGGTTATTCCTGCACAAGTAACAAGAGTTCAAACAGAAGATGGAAACTATGAATTACATTTAAATGTATTTGGATTTGATTTAGTAATGATACCACAAGTTACAGGAACAGACGGAGCTTTAATTGATTGTTCTAAAAAAATTATTATGTATAATGATTTAGCTTTCTTACCTGCTTATGCTGGACTTGTAAATGTTAATAATGGTGTATCTACTATGGAAGCGATAGATGTTTTAATTAGAGAAACATCAGCAAGTGAAAAAACAGGAGAAGCAGAAACTCTTGGAGAATCAGGATACTGTCCTATCGTCGTAAATCCTTCTTTAATTAAAATAATTGATATTCAAGATTTAGCATAATATTTTTAGAGGGGATTTACTCCCCTCTTCCTTTAAGGAGGAATAATGGAAAATATAAAAATTCCTAAAATAACGATTGAACATTTTGAAGAAGTCTATATTGAGCATGTCTCTGATGTGTTAAGAATTACAAAAGATGAATTTAAGAAAAAATTAGAAGATGACAGTATAACATCTTTGAATAAAAAAGCAGAAAGATTCATTACTACATATCTTAAAAATAGAATAGAAAGTCTTACAGAGGACAATTGGTATGCTTCTAAAGAGCTATATATTCAATGGAAATTATTTGAAGGTATAGAACTTGAAAGAGAAAGCCAAGATAAAAAAGAAAGTCTTTTAGAACTTTTAGAGTTATTTAAACAAGAAGTTATGGAACTAGAAGAAGATAGTACAGACAAAAAGAAAAAAATAGCAAAAATCATTGTGGTTGGGTGATTACATGATTGCTAAGAGACTAGAATATTTTAAAAGATATTTTGAAGAAAAAAACAATAAATGGAGAGTTTTTTATAAAGAAGAACTTCCTGAAAATATTTCTCCAAAAACAATTTATTTTGTTATTACAGGCGAAGAAATAGTAAAAAAACAAAAAACAATAGATTTTTCAATTTTTTATATTATATCTAGGGAAAAAGATGGACTTCTTAATTTTAGAGATGAAATAAAAAACTTTATAAAAAATGATTTATCTAAAGAATTTGAAACATCTAATTTCTTTTGTAATAGTGGGTATAGAATATCATATTCCATAGATGAGGAAAGAGATACTTTGAGAATTGCTGAAATTCAATGTACTTATGACAATACAAAAGGAATTTTAGATGATGAAAAGTTCATGGATATAGAAATATTAAATGACAGATACATTTTAAATGAAAAATAGGAGGTAGAAATGGCAGGATTAAACGGAAAATGTAAATTTCAGTTGGAATTTATAGAAAGAGCCGCCGTTGGAGTTTCTAAGAGTGTGAGAGGTGTTCTTGGTGTTATTTTGTTTGATACTACTAAGGAAAATTTCACTAAAAAAGAATACTATTCGGCAGTTGATATAGACGAAAAAGATTGGACAAAAGATAATTATACAGCTTTAAAAGCAATGGCATTTAGAGGAAATCCTTTTAAAGTTGTAGTATATAAGGCTACAAAAGAAAACTTCAAAGATGTTTTAAAGCAAATTGCTTTAGAAGAACCTAATTATCTTGTATGTCCATTTACGACAGGAGAAGATAAGCCTGAAACAGTAGTTTCTGACCTAGAAACATGGATAAACTCTATAAGAAATATAGAAACAGTAAAACTTGGTAATAATACTTCTACAATAAAATTAATCGTAGCTTCATCAGCAAAACCTGATAAGCCTTGGATAATTGACTATGATGTAAGACAAACAGCTCATACAATAGTAGATTTTGAAGAAAAAGCATATACAGCTCAAGAGTATACTTTATGTATTGGTTCTTTATGTGCAGGAGCTCCTTTAAATAGTTCTATAACTAATATGGAGCAATCTTGGTTAAAAGCATTTACAACAACAGTAGATGATGAAAACACAGCTATTGGAGAAGGAAAATTACTTACATCTTTTGACGGAAGTAAATATGTAATTCTTAGAGGTGTAACATCATTTACAACTGCAACAGACAGTATGAATAGAAGTTTTACTAAAATAAGAAAAGTGGAAATCATGGATTTACATCAAAAAGATATTAGAAATACTTTTATAAACTCTTACAGAGGAAAATATCAAAATATCTATTCAAATAAATTGTTATTCCTTGGAGCAGTTAATGCTTATCTTGCAACATTCCAAAAATCAGGACAGTTAGACCCTGCAAATGAAAATAGAATGAAAATAGATACAGAAGCTGTAAGAAATTGGATTATATCTAAAGGAACATATAAAGGAAAACCTATTACAGAAGAAGAAGCTAAAAAATTAACTGAGTATGATTTATGTAGAGCCAATACAGATGATATTGTATTTGCATATATCCCAGACTATAAGCCAACAGATGTAATGGAAGATTTCCAAGGAGAAGCATATTTATAAAAGGAGGAGTAAAAAATGGCAGATTTTGTTTTTAAAGAAACTGATGTCGTTTCAGGAAGCTTTGGTAAATGCTATATAAATGGCAGACACTGGGCTGAAATATCAGAATTTGAGGCTAAATTAAAACTAGACAGTAAAGATGTTCTTTTAGCAGGTGGACAAAAAGGTAAAAAAAATACATCTTCATCAATAGAAATTAAAATTAAACTTCAAAAAGTATTCTCTACTGAAATTGAATTACTTAAATCAGTTGTTTCAGGAATGTTAAATCCTATGACAACTATAAATGTACAGCTTGATGACCCTGAAGCAAGAGGAGCAGAAGCACTAGCTTTTAATGATTGTATATTTACAGGAGATATTGATTTAGGTTCATTTAAGAATGGAGAACTTACAGAAAGAGAATTTACTCTATCATGTGTACCTGACAGAATTGAAGTTCTTGAAAGTATAGCAGATGTATAACAAATAAATTGAAAATTTGGACATTGGCAACTGAATAACATCTGAGGAAAATTTGAATGTCTCATGTGGGACATTGGGATAAATCATATAAATAATTAAAGTTGATTTTTCAAAAAATAGAAATTTTCCATTATTTACATTGTGTACATAGTGTGGATAATAATTTTTTAGATATATGATATAGTAAAAATGAAAGGAGAAACATGAAAAACATAAAAGTAAGAAGATATAAAAGATATATCAAAAGGCAAATAAAAAAAGCACTCCAAGAAAAATACTTAGAGTGCAAAGTTTTAGAAAGTGTTACTTCTGATTTGACAAAAGCTCTTGATGATATTTAGTAATCATTACTTTACAAATTTTAGCTGATATTTCAATAAACTTTTTTTCAATTTCATAATTTTTATAATCAGGATTTAGTTTATTTGAAATTTCTTCAATAGCTTCTTGAGTAATTTTTTCAAAATCAATATCTTTTTTCATATAATCACCTCCCAGTCAATTATATCTTTTTTGAAATAGAAAAACAAAAAAGAAAAATTATTTAAAAAAATAGTTGACTTTCTGTACGGCTTAATATATAATTGTTGTACGGGCAGTAAGTGAGGTGATGAAATGGAAACTGCTAAAAAGAAAACAGGAAGACCAAAGACTGAAAATCCTCGTAATAAAAGATTGGAAATTAGATTAACAGAAGATGAACTGCAAAAAATAAATAATTGTTCCAAGATTTTAGGGAAAACAAGAACAGATACAATTCTTGAAGGAATAAGTAAGTTAGAAGTTGAACTGAATAAAAAATAGAGTGTTGCTCTCCCGCCAAGAAGTCCAACACTCTACACGACAACCAGAGGTTATCTGATAAATCCATTATATCATATATACTTCTGGTTAGACAAGAAAATAACTAGGAGGAAAAGAAAATGTCTACAAGAGAAAAAAATTTATTATTATTATTTTTAGAGGTTAGTAAAACAGATAATGGTTGTACAAAGAAATGGGAAGAAGTAACAAAAAAACTTACAAAGCTTGCTTATAAACTTGGTATACAAGACGGTACACCACAAAACAGAGATTTTATTGAACTTGAAAATGATATAACACAATTATTCCAAATGACAAAAGATATATACTTTAATTTTGGAACAACTGCAAAAGAAATTGTAGAAGAATATAGCCTTGAAGATGTAGCATAAGGAGTGATATAATGGAAAAAACATTACAAATAATAGAACAAAGAGAAGTTCTTGGAAAAGAATTTACAATATATGGAGATTTAGAAAATCCTCTTTTTAAAGCAACAGATATAGCTGAATGGATAGATTATGGAGTAAGTAATGTATCTAAAATGGTAAAAAATATTGATGATACTGAAAAAATTATCACTCGTACAAATAATACGAGTGCTACATTCTTAACAGAAGATGGACTTTATGAAGTCTTAATGCAGAGCAGAAAGCCAATAGCAAAGCAATTTAAAAAAGAAGTCAAAAAGATTTTAAAAACTATCAGACTTAATGGAATGTATGCTACGGATAAATTATTAGATAATCCTGATTTAGCAATTCAAGCATTTACAAAATTAAAAGAAGAGAGAGAAAGAAGATTACAGCTTGAACATGAAGCAGAAATAAATAAGCCAAAAGTCATTTTTGCAGAAGCTGTGGAAACTTCTAAAACTTCAATATTAATCGGAGAACTTGCCAAGCTGATAAAACAAAATGGTTATGATATAGGACAAAAAAGATTATTTGCTTGGTTAAGAGATAATGGATATTTAATAAAAATAAGTAAGAGAACAGACTATAATATGCCTACACAAAGAGCAATGGAAATGAATTTATTTGAAATTAAAGAAACAGCTATTACTCATTCAGACGGGCATATATCAATAAGCAAAACTGTAAAAGTAACAGGAAAAGGACAAATTTATTTTATAAATAAATTTAAAAATGTTGCATAGATAATCAAGCATAATTTTAAATCCTCAGGTGATTATTCATTTGAGGATTTTTTTATTGGACATTGGAAATTGAATAGGTGTGATTTTAAATATATTTATATCTTGATTTTTATATAGTTGTGTACTATCATTAAATTAATACTACAATTTAAACAACGGGGTGATTTTATGGGAATAAAGATTTATAATCCTTTAAATGAAAATATAGTAGAAGTTGGAATAATAAAGGCAAAAGCTAAAATAATACAGGCAAAAAATTTTAATGGCATTCCTGAACCACTTACATACTATCCTGATAAAAAAATATTTTTTATAACAAAAGGAACACCAAAGTTTTTTGGAGATAAAGAGTTTTATTTATTTAATAAAGATACTATTGAAAGTTTAGTTATAAAAGATGCAAGTCAGAAAATAGAAAAAAGTATTGTAAAAAGAGCTATTGTTGGTGGTCTGTTAGTTGGTGGAGCAGGAGCAATAGTTGGAGGAATGACTGGTTTAAAAGATAGTTATAAATATTTTAAACAAGTAATTATGAATGATAAATATAAATTTTCTTTTGAAGAAGATGAATATCTTAAAATAAAAGATTTCTTTGAGGAAGTATATAACGAATTGTCGGAAAGAGAAAAAGAGCTTGAAAATAAATCAGAAGTAAAAAGTGATCCTTTTGAAAATTTAAAAAAATTAAAAGAACTTCTTGATTTAGGAATAATAACTCAAGATGAGTATAATAAAAAAAGAGAAGTCTTATTAAAACAAATATAAATATATCTATAATCACACCTATTTAATTAAAGGTGTGATTTTTTTATACAAAATTTTAGGAGGAAAGCATGGATATTAAAAAACTTATAGAACAAGCAGAGGAATTAAAAAATAAAAAAGAAACAAGAACAAAAATAACTCTTGAAATTCCGAGATTTAAAGAACTTGGATTTGAAGATTATACTGTTGTCTTACAAAAACCTACTACAACTATTATTTTATCAGCTCAGGAACATGAAGATAAATATTATCAACTTTGCGAATGCATGATTACACCTGATTTATCAAATAAAGATGTTCAAAAAGCTTTTAAAGTAAATAATAAATCTTCACTTTTAAGAAAAGTATTTACAGAAGAAGAAATAGAGGACATGATAATGCACTTAGGAAGATTAACAATAACACAGACTAAAGCTAGATTGGTTGCTGATATAAAAAACTTATAAAAACTAATGATAATTTATATAGAATTTATCATTGGAGTTTAAAAGGGCAATCTATATTTAATAAGTCATTATCTGAAATGAACAACATAGAGCAAGCATTTTTAGACGCTTGTTTTATGCTTGAGGTAGAAGAAAAGAAAGCTAATAAAAGGGGGTGAGTGAATGGCAGAAAGAGAGTATATAGAACTTGTAACCAAAGTTCAAGGTAAAGAAAATCTAGAGCAACTTGGTGATATATTTGAAGAACTTATACAAGAAGCAAGAAAAGCTGGAGTAAATGTAGATAAATTTGCTGATAAATTAAAAGAATTAGCTAATAAAACTAAAAATAGTTTACCTGTATATGATATGTTTATATCTAAAATGAAAAATATAGCAGGTATAACAGCAGTTGGAATGGGAATGAAAAAATCAATAGACTTATTTACTTCCTTTGATGATGTGGCAAGAAGAGTTCAGGCAACAACAGGAGCAACAGCAGAAACAATGGAACTATTAAGATATCAAGCAAAACAATTAGGAGATACTACTTCATGGAGTGCAAGTGAAGCTGCAGAAGCCCAATTTGAATTTGCTAAGGCAGGATTTACAAGTAATGAAATTTTAGCAGCTACTTCAGGAATATTAGACATAGCGACAGCTTCACAATTAGGATTAGGAGAAGCTACAAGTATTACAGCAGGTGCTTTAAGAATGTTTAAATTAGACGCTTCTAAAAGTTCAACAGTTGGAGATATGCTAGCAAAGACAGCGAGTGCAACTACAACAGATGTAAGAGGACTAGGAGAGTCTTTAAAATATGCAGGTGTTGACTCAAGGAACTTTGGAATGAATTTACAACAAACTTTAGGAATACTTGGAAAACTTGGTAATGAAATGCTAGCAGATGGAAGAGCAGGAACAAACTTACAATCTGTATTCTCAGCCTTACAAAATCAAGCAAAAGCTAAAATTTTAGTTAATGCAGGTGTAAATATTTCACAAGATGGAAAATATAGAAACTTTTTAGATATTTTAAAAGATATTAAAAAAGCTACTTCAAGTATGGAAGAAGTTCAAGCAGGAACTTTAATTAATAATGTATTTGGAGAACAAGGCTCACAAGTAATAAAAAGACTTTTACAAGTCCCAGAGGAAGAATTACAAAGTCTTATTAAAGATATAGAAAACTCCCAAGGATTTGCAAAAAATATGGCAAACTTACTTAATAACGGAGTAGGTGGGGCTTTTAGAAATATGGGCTCAGCAGCAGAAGGACTAGGAATATCTTTAGGAGAATATTTAGAACCGTCAGTAATTTCTTTAATAAATGGAGTTACTGAAATTATTAGTGTCGGGACAGGTTTTATTGATTGGTTAAATTCAGGTAGTTATATGGCAGACACTATGAGTTTTGCGATAATAGGCTTAATAGCAGGATATGGAACTTATAAAGCATATTTAATAGGTGCTACTATTTGGGAAAAAATCCACGAGTCAACTATCTATAAAAAGATAGCCGCCTTTAAATTCTCTTCAATGATTACAGCAATAGCAACAGGTGCACATCAACTTTATTCAGCAGTGTTAGGACTTTTAACAGGTCAAATTACTATTACAACAGCTGTTACATGGGGCTTAAATACAGCAATGGCAGTTTTAAGTGGACCAATAGGTTTAATTATAGCAGGAATTGTAGGAGCGGGAGCGGGATTTGCTTTCTTATATCAAAAATCGGATAGATTTAGGAAGTCAATAGAGCCTTTAATCAAATGGTTAAAAGAACTATGGGGTTGGGTTAAAAAATTCACTTTTGTAGGCGACGCTGTAAACATCGTTAAAGCAGGATTTGGAAAAGTAAAAGAATTTTTCAAAGCAGGAACTCAAGGAAAGACAGACGAGGACTACGAAAAAGAAATTGAGAAACATAAGAAAGAAGTTCAAGCAGGAATTGGAACATCACAAGAAACAGCAGTAGGTGCAGGAGTTAATACAGATTATTTATTTACAGGTGGAGCAAGTGGAAGTGGTGGTATAAAACATAATGGATATTACTTAAAAGGCTCAAAAGTTATTAATACATCACAAGGTAATATTTATACAGGAAATTCAGAAGTAAGTGAAACTTCTACTCCACAGGAAACATCAGAACAACTTATAATAAATACATTACAATTAATTTCTACAAAATTAGAAACATTAAAAGAAATTTATGCAGAAATGAAAACTAAAAAGAATGGTAATACTTATATAGTAAATGATAAAGAAACAATAGCTTCAGATATTGTTGAAGACTTGGTTGTAATGTTAGGTAATATGTAGGAGGTGAGAATTATAGTAAATGAAGCACTAGAAAGATTGAAAAAGACAAGTATTCTAGCAAATGTTGACCCTAAAACACAATTATCAGAGTGGGCAACTCAAAAAATAACAGGTGGAATTGCAAGTAATGTTAATTCACTTTTAGGTAAAACAGGACTTTTAAATAAAGTGTATGCTTTTTCAAAAATAATGAAAAATATACAAATATCAGTTGCAGAGGAAAGAAATGGTGTTGAATTATCTATATTCAAATTTCCTATTGTTCCTGCAAAGATAAATTTTACTGCAAATAATATAGAGCAATCAGTAGACACAATAGCAGGTAAAATAAATTACATTAAAGATACAGATTTTCATACAATTTCATTTTCTTCTTTTTTTCCGTCTGTATACTATCCTTTTTCATCAAATTATGAATTGTTTGGCATAGATTGTGCAAATACATTAGAGGAATTAAAATTAAAAAAATCTCCACTTAAATTAGTTATCACAGGTATTGGTATTGTTCAAAAGGTATATATTACTAAATTTGAATACAATACAACATCTGAAGGAGATATTGAATTTACTATTGAGTTCAAAGAAGCAAAAGACCCAAGTATTTATGAGAACGAGTCAAAATTCTATTCATTTAAACCGTCTGCATTTAACTTGAGTAAGTAGGTGGTAGGTATGAAAAGAGTTTATTGTATAAAAAATACAGCAAGTCAGACAGTAGATATAACTAATATCGTAAAAGACGGTATGAAATTAAAAAAATCTATAAATGAATTTGCATGGATTTTAGATTTACAGATAACAAGAAACAATATTTTTAATGATATAGAAATTGGAGATATTATTGTTATTAAACTAGATAATAAAGAAATATTCTCAGGAATTATAATTTCAGGAGATATTACAAACTTCACATTTAAGGCAGTAGATTATGCTTGGTACTTTAATAAAAATGAAGAAATATATCAATTTGAAGATGTTGAAAGCTCTATTGTAGTAAGAAAGTTAATTGAAACTTTTGGTGGGAAAACAGGAAACATTGAAACTACAAATACAATGATAGATAAAATTTATTTTGGCAAAACTCTAGGAGCAATCATCAAGGAGATTATAAAAAATATAAAGGACTTAGAAAATCAAGATTTTAGATTTTTTTATAGAGATACAAAATTCCATTTTGAAAGAAGTAAAAAAAATAAATTTCTAAGAAATCAGTACATACCTTTAGAGAGCTTGAGAGCTGTTTTAAACGATTATTCATTTAATGCTTTAAATTATATCAAAGAACCTAAGAGAACACATTCTATTGAGGAAATGCACAATTCTATCAAAGTTTATAAGACATCAGGAAAAGAATATATTCAAATGAGTGGAGCAAAAGATAAAGGCAATATTGATAAATACGGTTTAATGCAGAAACTTGTATCTTATAAAGATAATGACCTTAATGGTGGAAATATTACAGCAGATAGTATTTTATCACAAGAAAATAAAGTTAAGGAAACAATATCTCTTGAAATTCCAACTTTAAGTGAATTTATATTTGACGGAGAACTTTTAAAAATTAACTATGAGAATTATGGAATAAATGGAGTTTATGAAGTTGTAAGTATTACATATACTTTCAGTAATCATGAAACTATGTTTAATTGCACAATGCAATTAGAGAAGGTGAATTAATTATGAATAAAACAGAAAAATATCACAAAAGCATTGTGAAATTGGCAGAAATCATAAAGAAGAGGGACAATCCTCTATGGCTTGGAGCAGTTACAGGAGAAGTCGTAAAAGCTCCTCCTGAATTAGAAGTTAAACTTGAAAATGGAATTATTATAAAAAATCATAAAATTATGATTAGTATAGAAAAAATTGTAGGTTATGAAAGAACATATTCTTTAAAAGGTAATATTTCTCAATATGATTTTGAGAATACAACAAGTTCTGAGCCTGTTTCTACACACCCTGCACATCCTATTAAGAAATTATCAGGGAAAGGAACTTATTCAGCAGAGGGGACTATACAATGGACAGATACTTTAAAGGTAGGAGATAAAGTTCTAATGTTACCTACAAATAAAGAAGAATATTTTTATTTAATAGATAGGGTGGTGAGATTATGACATTGCCTATAAGCTATTTAAAAATTAATGATAATATAGCTGAAATTGAAGCAGAAAAAGAAATTCAAGCAGAAGAAACTATAAAAGAAAAAGATGTTATCTTTGATTTTGATAAAGGAGAATTTGTATATAACGGACTAGAACCTAGCAGAACATATGACAAAATTGAAATTATAAAGCAATGGATAAAGAAGTTGTTTTACACTGAAAGAGATAGGTGGAACTGCTATATAAAAGATGTGGGATACCCTTTTGGTATAAATCTTTATAAATATAGAGGGCAACAGCTATATCCTGATATGGACTTAATAGAGCTTATAAAAGATGATATTTACAATTCTTTATTAAATCATAAAGATATAAAAGAAGTACATTATCTGCAGCTTATACAAATAGATGACAAAATGTATTGCGGATTTATTATTGAACTTGAAGATACAGCCTTTGAGGTAGAGGAGGTGCTTAAAAATTAATGGCAGAATTAGAAAGAATAAATAAAAAAGTTGAAGATATGGCAGAGATGATTTCTTATAATACCTCAAAAGGAAGTTTTGCAAGAGATATAATAACATCTTGTGCGATTGAAATGGTAAAAGAAGAAGATGATTATTCTGAACAACTTGATAAAAGACTTATTGATACAGCAACAGGAACGGATTTAGATGTTTCTTGTGCTGATAAGGCTATTACAAGAAAAGAAGCTGTTAAATCTACTGGGAAAGTTAAAATTACAGGAGTAAATGGAAGTATTATAAAAAAAGGATATATTGTTATTAATTCATCTACTGCAACAGAATATGAAGTTATGGAAGAAAAAACAATAGAAAATATTTCTACAACAGTAAATATTCAATGCACAAAAGCAGGAGTAATAGGAAATTGTGAAGTAGGACAAATAAATAAGTTTGGACAAGAATACACTGGACTATCTCGTGTAGAAAACTTAGAAAATATAACAAATGGGAAAGATACAGAAACAGATGATGAACTAAGGACAAGAGCATTGAACTATATTAGAAAACCTCGTATTTCATGGAATCAATATGTATTTGAAGATAAGGCAAAGGAAGTTTCAGGAGTGGAGCATTCTCATTGTATTCCTAGATTTAATGGTGCAGGTACTGTAAAACTTGTTATTACTCAAAAAGATACAGAAACAGTTTCTGAAGAATTAAAAAAGAAAGTAAAAGATTATATTGATTTAGAAATAATCTCTGATATTGATATCACAGTTGAGGGAGTTGAAATTAATAAAGTTGATATAGTTGTAAAAGGATCTATCAGTTCAGATTTTAATGATGAAGCTGCAAAAACAAAATTGACAGAAGTTTTAAATAATTTCTTCTTTGAAAATCTTTTCAAGGAGAAAATTTATTACTTTGATATTGTAGAAATAATTCAACATGCAGGTTGTATAACAAAAATTGGAGATGTTACAGTTGCAGGAACTAGAAACGATATAGTTTTAAATGAAAATAAATTATGTAAAGTAAAATC
The sequence above is drawn from the Fusobacterium perfoetens genome and encodes:
- a CDS encoding DUF2634 domain-containing protein, producing MTLPISYLKINDNIAEIEAEKEIQAEETIKEKDVIFDFDKGEFVYNGLEPSRTYDKIEIIKQWIKKLFYTERDRWNCYIKDVGYPFGINLYKYRGQQLYPDMDLIELIKDDIYNSLLNHKDIKEVHYLQLIQIDDKMYCGFIIELEDTAFEVEEVLKN
- a CDS encoding baseplate J/gp47 family protein yields the protein MAELERINKKVEDMAEMISYNTSKGSFARDIITSCAIEMVKEEDDYSEQLDKRLIDTATGTDLDVSCADKAITRKEAVKSTGKVKITGVNGSIIKKGYIVINSSTATEYEVMEEKTIENISTTVNIQCTKAGVIGNCEVGQINKFGQEYTGLSRVENLENITNGKDTETDDELRTRALNYIRKPRISWNQYVFEDKAKEVSGVEHSHCIPRFNGAGTVKLVITQKDTETVSEELKKKVKDYIDLEIISDIDITVEGVEINKVDIVVKGSISSDFNDEAAKTKLTEVLNNFFFENLFKEKIYYFDIVEIIQHAGCITKIGDVTVAGTRNDIVLNENKLCKVKSITLQKL